A genomic window from Silene latifolia isolate original U9 population chromosome Y, ASM4854445v1, whole genome shotgun sequence includes:
- the LOC141632819 gene encoding uncharacterized protein LOC141632819 — protein sequence MKEKVLASGHYLFYNKPMIVKAWERDMEMTKEDVKCVPAWLRLHRFPLKFWGKGLPKIAGIVCKHVKNDTATEERTRLGFARVMVELVVDQELPAKIAFKDEHGLVNQIEIEYELKPIKCKKCQRMGHDQEQCRIDKLVKEKTVTKKVCRPVVKTANPKIATSEMQVVPSKPSTSPSKLPKTPVKRLVLLRRGDSEQEKEKDGYSRESFGARSYKEVLKSPGKAGAAGNGSGNPLIFFLMDSIGFWNVRGMNRVSKQKAINFFLQNKGVGLFGLLETKIKSNAFHKVVNNFNNWSISTNSGYHNGGRIWILWQPRSFRVHFFEYYAQFIHMKVESLVSRIVFFLTMVYAFNGINDIAPLWGHLRRIAGTIVGPWAIAGDFNCVLTANERVGGNVPSSEMEPFRDCVADCGVLDIAATGALYTWNNKQQPEERIYSRLDRVLVNKDWCDHLRDLYAHFLPEGLYDHTPCIVSSNKQV from the coding sequence ATGAAAGAGAAGGTCCTTGCATCAGGACACTATCTTTTTTATAACAAGCCAATGATTGTGAAAGCTTGGGAAAGAGACATGGAGATGACTAAAGAGGATGTGAAGTGTGTTCCTGCGTGGTTAAGATTGCATAGGTTTCCTCTGAAGTTCTGGGGAAAGGGGTTACCAAAAATTGCAGGCATTGTATGTAAACATGTCAAGAATGATACAGCTACTGAGGAAAGAACCAGGCTGGGGTTTGCTCGTGTTATGGTAGAATTGGTAGTTGATCAGGAGTTGCCAGCCAAAATAGCCTTCAAAGATGAGCATGGGTTAGTAAaccaaattgaaattgaataTGAGTTGAAACCTATcaaatgtaagaaatgtcaaCGTATGGGGCATGATCAGGAACAGTGTAGGATAGACAAACTGGTTAAGGAGAAGACAGTGACCAAGAAAGTGTGTAGGCCAGTTGTGAAGACTGCCAATCCCAAGATAGCAACATCAGAAATGCAAGTGGTCCCTAGCAAACCTAGTACCTCTCCCTCCAAATTGCCTAAAACTCCAGTCAAGAGACTGGTATTACTGAGAAGGGGAGATAGTGAGCAGGAAAAGGAGAAGGATGGGTATAGCAGGGAGTCTTTTGGTGCACGTTCGTACAAAGAGGTACTTAAGTCTCCTGGTAAAGCTGGTGCAGCTGGAAATGGTAGTGGTAACCCTCTCATTTTTTTTCTAATGGATAGTATAGGGTTCTGGAATGTTAGGGGAATGAATAGAGTTAGTAAACAGAAGGCTATTAATTTCTTTTTGCAAAATAAAGGAGtaggtctttttggcctattagaaacaaaaataaagagcaATGCTTTTCATAAagttgtaaataattttaataattGGAGCATATCTACTAATAGTGGATATCACAATGGAGGTAGGATTTGGATTCTATGGCAGCCTAGGTCTTTTAGGGTTCATTTTTTTGAGTATTATGCTCAATTTATCCATATGAAGGTAGAATCTTTAGTGAGTAGGATTGTTTTCTTTTTGACAATGGTGTATGCCTTCAATGGTATTAATGATATAGCTCCTCTTTGGGGACACTTGAGGAGAATTGCAGGGACTATTGTTGGACCATGGGCTATAGCAGGAGATTTTAATTGTGTACTGACAGCAAATGAGAGAGTTGGTGGAAATGTGCCTTCTTCTGAAATGGAGCCATTCAGGGATTGTGTAGCTGATTGTGGTGTCCTGGACATAGCAGCTACTGGTGCTCTGTatacttggaataacaagcaaCAGCCTGAGGAGAGGATATATAGCAGATTGGATAGAGTATTGGTTAATAAGGACTGGTGTGATCATCTGAGGGACTTGTATGCCCATTTCCTTCCAGAGGGATTGTATGACCATACACCTTGTATTGTGAGCAGCAATAAGCAAGTGTAG